Within the Zea mays cultivar B73 chromosome 10, Zm-B73-REFERENCE-NAM-5.0, whole genome shotgun sequence genome, the region TAATGCAACACATTACAACCAAGTTACTTGGAGCCGCACGGTGACAAGAACGATAAAATGCTACCTTTATTCTTCTCTTGCGCCTCGAGAATTGTGCGATGTAGCATCGCGTTGTCTTTGCTGAGAGCATTGATCTCAGTCATCTTTTCCTCCAACGCCGCCTTCAGTTTCCCTTTCTCACCGTCCTTGCCAGCAATGTGATTCTCGAGTTCCTCGATTTTTAACTTGAGCTTGTTACCTTCGACCTTCTCGGACACTAGTGCTTTCTGGACAGAGTTCTTCTCGTCGTTCAGGCGCGACTGCTTGGCATCAAGTTCGTCGCAGGACGCTTGCAGCTGTGACACAGAGAGCCGGATCCTCGCCAGCTCATCCTTCAGCCTGTCAGCCTCTGCATCTTTGTTGCGCGCTGCTTTCTCGGCCGCTTCCTTGCTGGCGTGGATTTCCTCTATCTTCCTCCTGAGGTTCTCTATTTCTGCCATGAACTTGGCCTTCTCAGCGTCACATGACCTCACAACTGTCTCCCTCGCCTCTGCCGATGCAGCCAAGTCCATCTTGAGGCGCTTAACCTCTAATTCAGCCATGGCATGCCTCTGCTCCGCTATTAAAATCTCCAAACGGAGCTTATCCTTTTCGCCCTCCACCAGATCCTTCTTGGTTTGGATTTCCTCCACCTTCCTCTTAAGATCCTCCAGTTCCTTCGTGGTCTTTGCTTTCTCGGCACCAAATGCTTTTGTAGCCGCCTCCTTTGCCTCCACCAATGCTCCCAGTTCCATCTTAAGGCTCTCAGCCTctgcttcggacatgctttgtttgtgCTGTGCGGTCAAAACCTCCAGCTGAAGCTTGTCGTTTTCAGCCTCCAGCAAACCCTTGTTGGTCTGCAATTCCTCTAGCTTCTTCTCAAGGTCATCCAGTTCCTTCAGGATCTCTGCCTTCTCAGCATCGAACTCCCTCGTAAGGATCTGCTTGGCCTCCTCTACTGCCCCCAATTCCATCCTGACGCTCTTAATCTCTCCTTCAAATAGGCTACGCTCTTGCTCTGCACTCGAAATCTTTGACCGAAGCTCCTGGTTCTGACTCTCTACCAAATCCCTGTTGGCCTTGATCTCCTCGATTGTCCTCTTAAGGTTGTCCATTTCCTCCATGATTTCTGCCTTCTCAGCTTCAGATGCCCTTGCAGCTGCCTCCTTCGCCTCCACCACTGAACACACTACTTGTTTAATGCACTTAACCTCTGCTTCAGACTGTCTATATTTCTCCTGTGCTGTGAGAATCTCAGACTGAAGCTTACTGTTTTCTCCCTCCACTAAATCCTTATTAGCTTCGATTTCCTTCAGCTTCCTCTGTAGTTCCTCTAATTCATTGGTGATTTCTGCTTTTTGTACGTCGAAAGCCTTGGCAGCCGCCTCCTTCGCCTCCAACAACCCACTCAGTTCCTTCTTGAGCCTCTCAATCTCTGCTTCAGACATGTTTTGCTTTTCAGCTGCGATCAAAGCCTCGGACCGAAGCTTGTCATTCTCGCTCTCTGTCAAATCCTTGATGGCCAGCATTTCCTCCAGCCTCATCTTGAGATCCTCCGATTCAGCGTGATTTTCTCTTCTCGTCGTTGAATTCCTTGGCAGCTGCCTCTTTGCCTCCGCCAGCGCGCCTAATTCCTTCGTCAGCCTCTCAACCTCCGCTGCAGACTTGCTACACTTTTCCTCCGCAACCAAAACCTCCGACTGAAGCTTATCATTTtcagccttcaagcttctccccaCCTCTTCCTTGTGGCTTGAGATCGCCTTTGCCTCCTCCAGTTGCTTCTCCAGCTTGGCCTTCTCGCCCATCAGCTGGGTAATTTTGTGCTCCAGTTCCCACACCCTGTCCCCAAGTGTGGAGACCTGGTGCGATAGGGTCCTCACCCTGTCATCTGCGAAGAGATCTGCAACACACGTACGGTACATTTTAGAGAAGAGAGCTGGTACTACACACACCACCGCGCAGATAAAGAAAAGGAAAGATGATGACTTGGCGCACACCCGCAAACCAAGGCGATGTCGGCGAAGACATGTCTGTCGGTTGTCGCTGTTGTCACACACTCTTCTGAGAAATGGAAGACGCTTTGCTGTGCACCAGTCCCGGAGCAGAGGAATATATATACACCTGCAGACCTGCTGAAGcctgaagctgcctcagctgaggtcTGAGGATAAAGTGTCCATGACTCCATGAGCCAGAGGGAAGAAACGTGGGGAGAGACAAGGGATGGAGTGTGGATGCAGGGAGAGATGGAGTGTCGTGGGGAAGAGGGATGGGTACATATAGGTTTTGTTTGATATAAGAACATTGAAAAAGGTGAAGAATCTCTGTGGCAAGAATGAATCAGTAGAATGCAGAAGGATGAAGAAAGAAACGAACGACATCTCATGGATCGCAATTCGCAAGGCAACTTTTATGTACTTTTTGCAACAGTGCTTGGACAACAGTTTCGCAAGTGTATTTTATACTTTTATGTACTTTTTGCAACAGTTTCTAAAGTATGCATGGGGTCAGTTTTCTAATTTCTTTAGAAACTGCAGGATTTCAGGCAGTTAAACTCGACATTCAGTAAAGGCACTTAAACAACTAGCACATAACAGACTTGAGGTAACAGAACAGTAGGAGTCCGAAACAGAGCCCAACTCATTGAGGAAAAAACTGTTTTGCTAACATCTCTAAAACCTCAAACAATGGACAGTGTGTCTGCAAGTATTTAGACATCGTATGAAAAAAATAAGTCATCTAAAAGTTGCCATTACTACCACAAGCCCCAAGTATCCAACAACTATGGGCAGTGTCTGCATTCCAGTTTCTGAAGACACCTAACAGGATGCTGTGCTATTCTTGACGGATGTCTCCAAAATGTAGTTGACATTTCAGGTTTGCAAAATATATTGGACACAAGTCTGACCATCATATGCATGAAACATGAAACTATAGAAATAGGGGATGTCCACTTTGCAACCTGAAAATAAAATAGAAGTAACCACTAAAGAATTCTAAAATTctgtaaaataatgtaaaatctaGTTACAAAAATCAGAGGAACAACACATCTAACAACAGAAACAATAACCACTAAGAAAATCTCAAGCAGTCTACAAAAAACTAACTGAAATGACCTGAAACAAACTAAAAAAACAACAATTGCATATCGATCGTTTCCTATGATACTCTGGAATAAACTGCATCTAACTGAAAAATATTAGTCTGACATAGATTTCAACTCTGAAACAGATTATGAACAAAGACAACTGACATACACTCCCATGATATGCAAAAGATACAAGGAGCACAAATTGCTGTCATCAACTAGACCTGGTTATTTCAAGAAAGGAGCACCTTTCTACCTTCATGTGCATGAGCCTGAAAATGTTCTGTGCATTTCACAAGCGATTGTAATCTACAAAAGTATGTGTTGCTTGTAAAGTCACCTACAATCATGTCAAATCTTTAAGTTCAGTGACAAATTTGTAACCCAAATTTATATTTACAACTTGTTTGAAGGCCATCGCTGGTGGATAAACAGGAATACAGTTCGTCAGATTTAGACAACAAATCCTAAACCAGGGACTCCTAAATATTCATGGCAGCAGCATAGCCATTGGATTCAAGCAACGGAAACAAACATGTCACAGATCTATGCATGCTGAAAAGAAATGGGAACAAGCTGATGAACCTTTCGACGAATCGAGGCTTCTTCGAGCTTCGACGGCAACAACCAGCTGCCCACGACGCCGCCGACCAAAAAGACCACCACATGCCGGTTGTGTCCTCGACGATGCTTCTCGGGCTCGGCCTTTCCTCGCTCCTCTGTGCCAACTTCCAGATCCCGTCACCGAGTCGCTCCAGGACCGTGGCCACCACCGTCCTCTATCACGGGCTCGGCCTTGGCCGGCGCGGCGTCACCGACGTGAGCAGATGAGCAATCTCAGGTGATCGATGAATACGATAACAACCGGAAGGTTGATTCGTTTTGGTTTTGGTATTTCTTGGATGCCCCTTCCTCAAGTCTTACAACATACTTATACTAATGTCATGGGTATAGCCCACTACGGCCCGGTACGGCCCACCACCATTACAAATTCAAATACGTACTCACTAGTACTTGTATGTGCAATCTCTAACATTGGCCGGATGTTACATTACCGCCCCGTCAAAGCGTTGCTTGTCCCCAAGCAACACTGACATGCAATGCAGACAAAATGCCTGGATCCCAAGGTCTAGTTATCCAAAGAAGAAGCATGCCAAGAGGGACCGTAGGACCATATCACCATGGAATGCCATCTTATCACCGTGCACCCACTCATCACCTCCATATTGTTTCCTTGGTACGTTCTGCCGTAGACTATCAAGATTCCATTAGTAAATGCACGAACAAAATGAGAACTGCCACCAGGAACATAGCAGTGGTCTCTGCTCACTTCGTATGGATCATACAGATCCCATAAGGCCATGGAGAGATCAGTAAGGGAGGCAGCAATAGCATACACAGATTTCCAAATGCCAGTCCAGAAACAATTTCGCTTCATGCTTAGCTGCAACACCACGTGCTGCCCGGAATGCTGCAAGTGCCATGCCTAACGTCACTTCAACACCATGTGGTGCAACATCTACAACCACCTGTCTCAACCGACAAACTTTGTCCAAAAACTGGTTGAAAACGATGTCTCCAAAATCAGCAGCAACAACAATGGCGTGATACTCATCAGCATTAGTGCAAGGACTAGAACACCAGAGCACTACAATGTGATTGCGAACGACATAATAGTCAGCCTGCTCAGGTTGCATGTTCACAGTTTCCTTCAGCAATTTGGAATTCCTTTGTGCAAAAGAACCGCTAGATGAATCGAACTTTGCTGCATAGGCTTCAAAAATTACGTTGATTGGTGAATAGAAATCCAAGTGGTGCCTTTGAATCAGTAAGTTCTGGAAGGATACACCCATGTGAATATCTGTTAAAGATAAAGATGTATCCTCATCATACTGGCCCGGATGCGTAGAACCTTGTTCACATATAATCTGTGGGGACTGCTCCACCTTATATTGCTCACTGTTTTGTGAAAACCCGTGTGGCAAATGAGGCAGTAATCTATTATCAACAATATCAACAGAAACATAATCTTGCGGCTGCTTCTTTGCATCTCCTTTGATTCTCCCTCCTCGAAGGTGAATTCATCCAAAGATTTCACAATGTTGTCAACCTCTTTCACTGCTTTTTCAGTAGCAGCAGCCTCCTTGGGACCAGTTGTCTCACACAAGGCTGGTACAGCCTCAATGACAGCAGCTGATTCTTTATCCGCCTCATTGCTTGTAGTTACAAGAACCTCTTCTATTGCTAAAGATTCTTCAGGTTCAGCAGGTTCTAATGCAGACTCTGCTAGTTGTGCCTGCAAAATATTCCTATCAGATGTATCTTCCAATCCCATTCTTGTATGAATAGATTCCCTTGTCTCGGTGTCACCTGATTGATGTATTTTGGTAGTCGCCGACGAGGCACTACCCTCAGGTAAGTCTCCAACAGACCCTCTAAGCTGATTTGGCTCTACTTCATCACTAGGACCAGGATGTTTGCTAACTTGATGGACCTGGATGTCTTCTACTGTTGAAGGATGTCCTGTAGATTGTGATACTTCTGATGATTCAGCATCACCAACCTTAGATGCAGGTGTCTCGGTAGAGCTATCAAGCTTTTCTTCTGCTACATGGACTTCTTCCGAATTTGAAGGCAATTTTGGAGATGTTGTTCCTGATACTTCCGAAGGATCTACCTCAGATATATGTCCCTTAGTTGGTGTGCTATTAATTCCTTCCTCACCATTGTGTCCCATAAAAGACATGACAGGAATGAAGAATCCTATTCTATCAGAGTTGGATGTCTGTGATTTTGATGCATCTTCATCGCCATGCTTTTCCTCCAGGCCGAGCGCACTGTCTAACAGGTCACACTGCAAGGTATTAGCAGTATTCCCTTTTCTCGCTtcagtttggttatctttatccTCCCTTATTTCATCGTCTGCTAACTGAAACTGCAACACCTCATTCTCAGCCCCTTCTTTAGATACTGCAAGATATTTCCCCTCTTCTTCACTGGTATCATTCTGCTCCTTCTCCAGGCTATCCTCTATCACACTGCCAGCACTAGCAGGAAGAAGCTCCTCCATGCTTCCACCATGCATAACCATAGCAGCTGCCTCACTCAGTACATCAGACCTGCTGGTCTCATCTACCACCTCACCCTCCTTCTCAGCCGATTCATCTAAGACTTCTCCACCTTGAGCAATAACCCTTCATGCGTATGAGATTCAAATTGCATCTCCCCATCCCATGCCACTTTTAGACCCACTTTACTGAACAACGGATCACCCAACTTCCATGGAGCATTAGGAACAACACCCTGCTCGCAATTGTTGTGCGTCTGGTCACCCTTCCCTTCCAGGTTCACCACATCTCCATGCTTGGCTTCCTCATCCCAAATCACACTCTCCAGCGGCATTTCGTTGAACACCAGAGAGTCCATACTTTCAATCAGAACTGGAACGCAGTTGTGGCAACCATGGCCATCGTCGCTGTTGTCAACAACCCAAACCATGTTGTTGTTCCAACTAGCAGAGTCGTCAAAACCACCAGAGATCACGTCACCTCCTGGAGCTGTAATGTCAAAAGCCCTGAGGCAGTCGCAGTTCACGGCCTCATTGCAGACGACGTCGAGGACAGAGTCGATGAGCTCCGCGCCCTCGGTGTCGTGCCCCTTGGCACAGTTGATGCCGGCGCCGGACTGTCCGAAGACGAAGTTGTCGGGGTGGAAGATCTGGCCGAAGGGGCTGGAGCGCACAGAGTCCATGGTCTCGGACTCGAGATCCATGAGGTCGGCACGAGGGACGAAATGGCCGCTGCTGGCTTCGTTGTAGTAGACGTTGATGCGCTCAAACTGGAGGTCCGAATTCCCCACGTAGCGGCCCGTGGCGCCGACCCCGTGCTCGTCGCAGATCGCCCCAATCTGGTTGCCGCACTGCCCGCCCTGGATGTGGAGGATCTTCCTCATGGCTGCCGAGAAGGACGCGACTCGCACGCGCCCCACCCAGGATatcctcggctctgataccacttgtcacGGCCCTTGATCGGCGCGATGTCATCGACATGAGCAGATGAGCAATCTTAGGTGATCGCCGGAATACAATAACAACCGGAAGATTGATTCGTTTTGGTTTCTGGTATTTTTTGGATGCCCCTTCTTTAAGTCTTACAACATACTTATACTAATGTCATGAGTATAGCCCACTACGGCCCGGTACGGCCCACCATCATTACAAATTCAAATACGTACTCACTAGTACTTGTATGTGCGATCTCTAACATTGGCCGGATGTTACATCCTCCACCACCGCTACCAAGCGTTCTTCCTACCGCCAGATCTAGGTTGTTGTCGGGTTCGACGATGCTGACCCACCCGGACACCGAGCGAATCGATCCTTTCCTCGTCGGGCCATCGGCGGCGGACCGTCGTCGCCTCCCTTCTCTGATACTTTGCACGAAACGCGGGGACGAGGAGTACAAATGGCCGGATAGGGTGAGCCGAACCTCACTCCATATATGGGGCGACGAACGAGCTCATCGGCCATGGGGGAGGGGATGGGGTCCATGGGGAGCGCCGTGGGAGCTTGTGGGGTGGACGTCGTACACGCCAAATGGAGGGGGGAGTAATACCGTGAACCGTTGGAGAAGGCCTCGTCAGCTAGCATCCTACCATGATGAATAGTGAACCTGGATGTTCTGCTAGCCTGAATGTTTCTGTAATGTAATGCATGCGTGTTGGAATAAGTGGACAGCAACAAGAACACAACAAGCATCAACATGAAGGAAATGGTTTCGATTCATTCCATAATACCAGCTGATACATCATGTCACAGTACGGTCATTTCCAGTTACACGTTGTTAAGTGGATATAAGGAACATAGAGCATACAAAAAAATGAAAGAGAAATGAAAGAAAGCAGTCCTTAAGTTGGACCTGGTGGCATAGATGAAAGAGATGGCAGCCACCATTGTTGTGGTTGCAGCATATAGACATGTCCAGATGCCACCCTTCTTCTGATCCTCAGCCACTACGAGCTGCAGCAACTCAATCTCCTTGCCTAGGGTATCGatttttcccttcttttcatCCAATGCTGCCTTCAGCTTCCTGATGTCACCATCTTTCTCACCATTGTAGTTCTCTAGCTCCTCAATTTTCAACCTCAACTTTGCTACTTCATCCTTCTCAACATTAAGAGACTTCACGACTGAATTCTTCTCATCATGTAGGTGGGAGCGTTGGGTGTTAAGGTCATCACAGCAGGCTTGGAGCCGGGACATCCAAGCCTGAAGGTCCTTCAATTGGGCCCTCATCTTACTCGCATGAGCATCCTTCTCATGAGTAGCTCCCTCAGTTGTTTCCTTATCAGCCCGGATTTCCTCCACCTTATTCTTCAGCCTGTTGACTAACTCTGACCTAGCTGACGGGAGTTACTGGGCCGACGTGCATTAATagctaatccccgtcggctacggctggccgacggggattaacacTAATTCATGTCGGCTTGTAATCAGCCGACAAGAATTATTAATTCGCATCAGCGCCCGACGAGAATAAGCTTATCCCCGACACCTGATGCCCATCGGCTTAGGGCCAACGTGAATTAACCATAtaccgacgggaattagtaaTCCCCGTCGGTTCTAAGCCGATGGGAATTAATTGGATTCCTGTAGTGATCCTAGCCTTTTCAGCATCAAATGTCTTAGCAGTAGACTCTTTCTCCTTCACCAATGCACTTAATTCAACCCTGGGAACTTGAACATTTGCAAGAGACGAGCTGTATTTATTGTTGGATGCCATCTAACTAAAGCTTATCGTTTTCTCCTTTCACCAAATCAGACTCTCTCCTCGTCGCCAACACCTCAACCTCCAGTTCCTCTGTCTTAGGCCATCTCCAGGAGCTTACCTATACTCATACTTATATTCAAACTACACTCTATAAACAGTGCAATCTACAATGTAAAACGATGCAAAACGGTGTTTTTAGTGACCATATAGGTGCAATGTACAGTAGTTCACCCATATGGTCACCAGTAACACCTTTTGCAATATTTTGTACTGTAGATTGTATTGTTTGTAGAGTATAGTTTAAATGTGGGTAAGTTGTTGGCAGCAGCCAACTCCAAAATCTGCACCCTCGAATCCACCTCTGCCTTCTTAGCACTTAGGACCTCTTGTTCCTCCAACTTTGCCTTCACCTCGGCCTCCATTTGCAACCGGCAAGCCTCAGCCTCCTTATGGAACTCCAGCAGAAGGCTGCGGGTAGCTTGCCGAGGACTGGGTGCAGATGCTAGCACGCCTGACCTAGAGAGCAGGCGAGTGTCGACGTCTAGGAAGGAACCTTTCTAAACAATATCTGCAATTATTATTCAAACATTTGATGTGACATGGACTAAACTATAGTTAAGTGGAACCGAACACCTCTGAGCCTATGGACATAGTTACAAAAAAAGATAGCACACAATCCCACAAAAAACCATGATACTTGTTTAGCTCACCACAATGGAAATTTAGTACAATTTTATCTTAATTCCTATATAAAAATCAATGTAGATATTTTCAAATTTATAAATCATGTTAATAATAATTTAACACAAAAATGTATGTGTGGAAAAGTATATCTGGAATTTATCAAATAACAGATATTTCAACAAAACTCGAACTTCTCAGCAGATCAGACTACATTCATCAAAACTAATAGTGCAATGGACTGCAAGGGTCAACATTGCCAAGTATGC harbors:
- the LOC118473545 gene encoding myosin heavy chain, striated muscle-like; its protein translation is MSSPTSPWFADLFADDRVRTLSHQVSTLGDRVWELEHKITQLMGEKAKLEKQLEEAKAISSHKEEVGRSLKAENDKLQSEVLVAEEKCSKSAAEVERLTKELGALAEAKRQLPRNSTTRRENHAESEDLKMRLEEMLAIKDLTESENDKLRSEALIAAEKQNMSEAEIERLKKELSGLLEAKEAAAKAFDVQKAEITNELEELQRKLKEIEANKDLVEGENSKLQSEILTAQEKYRQSEAEVKCIKQVVCSVVEAKEAAARASEAEKAEIMEEMDNLKRTIEEIKANRDLVESQNQELRSKISSAEQERSLFEGEIKSVRMELGAVEEAKQILTREFDAEKAEILKELDDLEKKLEELQTNKGLLEAENDKLQLEVLTAQHKQSMSEAEAESLKMELGALVEAKEAATKAFGAEKAKTTKELEDLKRKVEEIQTKKDLVEGEKDKLRLEILIAEQRHAMAELEVKRLKMDLAASAEARETVVRSCDAEKAKFMAEIENLRRKIEEIHASKEAAEKAARNKDAEADRLKDELARIRLSVSQLQASCDELDAKQSRLNDEKNSVQKALVSEKVEGNKLKLKIEELENHIAGKDGEKGKLKAALEEKMTEINALSKDNAMLHRTILEAQEKNKGSILSFLSPCGSK
- the LOC103640974 gene encoding tubulin beta-7 chain-like — translated: MRKILHIQGGQCGNQIGAICDEHGVGATGRYVGNSDLQFERINVYYNEASSGHFVPRADLMDLESETMDSVRSSPFGQIFHPDNFVFGQSGAGINCAKGHDTEGAELIDSVLDVVCNEAVNCDCLRAFDITAPGGDVISGGFDDSASWNNNMVWVVDNSDDGHGCHNCVPVLIESMDSLVFNEMPLESVIWDEEAKHGDVVNLEGKGDQTHNNCEQGVVPNAPWKLGDPLFSKVGLKVAWDGEMQFESHTHEGLLLKVEKS